The Pseudomonadota bacterium genome includes a region encoding these proteins:
- a CDS encoding response regulator, with translation MADHPLRALVVEGNAVLGTSICAWLRRRGHPSLLCSCLQEARGLLSRQRFELVVLAWSRCDEGGEALELTKWLRAGRADRLPAIVMLSEHTLVDDVQAALEAGVTDLLTKPVVATHLRERLSRAELAARIARRQEELEIGLEVGGCAPPPDFVPALPRPSHEPGPRGMSKLAFTARVQRAARRRSPSGPRSRPTHLSLVVTDAR, from the coding sequence ATGGCCGACCACCCGTTGCGAGCGCTCGTAGTTGAAGGAAATGCTGTCCTGGGGACAAGCATCTGCGCCTGGCTGCGACGCCGCGGTCACCCGAGCCTTCTTTGCTCGTGTCTGCAGGAGGCCCGTGGGCTGCTGAGCAGGCAGCGTTTCGAGCTCGTGGTCCTAGCCTGGTCCAGGTGCGATGAGGGGGGCGAGGCACTCGAGCTGACGAAGTGGTTGCGAGCCGGTCGCGCCGATCGCCTGCCTGCGATCGTCATGCTGAGCGAGCACACTTTGGTCGACGACGTTCAGGCCGCCCTCGAGGCAGGGGTCACAGACCTGTTGACCAAGCCGGTCGTTGCCACTCACCTTCGGGAGCGTCTGTCTCGGGCGGAGCTCGCCGCCCGCATCGCACGGCGTCAAGAAGAGCTCGAGATTGGGCTTGAGGTCGGCGGTTGCGCGCCGCCCCCCGATTTCGTTCCGGCGTTGCCCCGACCGTCGCATGAGCCTGGTCCGAGAGGCATGTCCAAACTCGCCTTCACGGCACGCGTGCAAAGAGCCGCTCGGAGGCGCTCCCCGTCGGGACCACGTTCCCGGCCCACGCATCTGTCGCTCGTGGTGACCGATGCGCGCTAG